The genomic segment CCGGCTTCACCTACGATTCCGACAACCTGTGCCTGGCTAAATTGCGACTGGGCAAATGCGGACTTCAACGCATCGAGCTCGGCTTCGCGTGCTATGAAAGATTTTTGGGTTGGCCTTGCGCTCAGTCTGGACGATGTTGCCGGGGAAAGCTTGCTTCTCCCCGGTTCGGCGGTCTGCAGCAGAGCATTTGCCTCTGCCAGGAGCGGAGCCAGGACGGTGAGATCGATATCGTCTGTGCCATCGGATGCAGTATCGATGATGTCGCCGGAGACGACTGCCAACTTTAGGGCATCCCCGGTTTGCCCCGCCAACGCGCTGGCTGTGTGCACTGCCGCTTCCGCGTGACGCTCGACCAGACCTGAAGCGCCAAAGACGCAGGCGATAGCGGACCCCGCCTGTTCCAGGATCTGTGCCGAACCATCTTGAAGGGTGTCTTTCAAAAGCGTGCTCACCAGTGCAAAGTCCGTCGCAAATTCTTCCGGATCCGTGGCTATTTCGGATGGCGTGACCGCAAGCAGTGAGACGCTTCGCCGCTCTCGAAACGTAACTTCAGTGGAAGCTGACGGAACCGGATCGGGCGCCGGTGCCGGCTCAGCGCTCCAGTTTGCAATTTGATCGCGGAAATCCTGAGTAACGGTTTCGGGTTCGATCCCGAGCGCGGCCTGAAGTCCTTCCTTGAAGTCTTCATAAATCGCGAGTGCAGATGCGCGCCTGTCCATGTGCACGAGTGCTTCCATGCGATGGCGAAGCGCTTCCTCGTTGAAGGGGTCGATTTTCAATCCAAGTGCAGAAACGGCTTCAAGACCTGCCCAGTCTTTCCTGGAATGGCGACGGCCTGCAGCAGTGGACGCGGCTTCAGAGATCTTCATGCCAATCGAGCGCCGCTCCTGATCGAGCCAATCCTGAAAAGCCGGATCAACGCGACCGACAGCGCCAAGAATCTCGCCGCGATAAGTCTTTACAGCGGAGGTGGGATTTGCCTCCAAACTGTCCAGAAGACTATCCACGTCAGTTTGAAACGAGCGTTCTTTCAAGGAGATGGTTTGCCGGGTAACCTCCAGTTCCGGCGCTCCCGCCGAAGCGAAAACCTTCTGGATATGATAGATCGTCTGCCGCAATGACGCGCGTGCCTGCGCTTCATCGCGTTCGCCCCAGAGCCTGGAGGCGGCGATTTCGCGGCGCATAGATCCTTCGAGAGCGAGCAGTGCGATCAGGAAGCCTGCATGGCGGGTCGGAAACGCAAGTATCCGTTCACCAAAGTGTACTTCCAGCCGGCCAAGCAGCCGTATGTCCAGACAGTTATCGCGATCCATCCAACAGCAGCAACCTCATGTGAGAAACCGTTTTGGCGAAAATTTAACGCTTCGCATGCGGCTTAGCCAGCTTTTGTAACGGAGGCAAAACGGAGGCTTCCTATTCGTTAAGCGCCGCCTTGCCAGAGATGCAGCGTGAAAGGTTTGACAACAAGGCCGCTGAAATCTTGCGGCAGCCTCACAGCGCGGATCCACCGGAGTGGCGGTCCATGTGCCTCGTCCTGAGGCGCAATGCACGGATGTCCGACGTCTCAAGACCCGACAGTCTTCAGACCGAGGTGAGTTCATTCAAACGAAGCAAATCGAAGGAAACTTTAAAATGGCAGTCGATCATTTTCTCAAACTGGAAGGCATCAAGGGAGAAGCTCAGGACAAGACCCACAAGGACGAGATTGACGTCCTGGCCTGGTCATGGGGCGCAACGCAATCCGGAACAACGCATATGGGAGGGGGCTCCGGATCCGGCAAAGCGCATTTCATGGATCTCACCGTGAACAAGTATGTCGACAAGTCTTCACCCGCTCTTTGGCAACATTTGTCTACCGGAAAACATATCCCGAAAGGATCTCTGATTGTCCGCAAGGCGGCCGGGGAAAACCCGCTTGAATATGTGAAGATCGAGATGAAGGACATCATCGTGACCAGCATCAACAATGAAGGCAGTGACGATGAGCGCCTGTTTGAATGCCTGTCCCTGAACTTCGGGGAGTACAAGATGGTCTACACCGAGCAAAAACCTGACGGTTCGAAAGGGGCTGCCCCGGAGTTTGCCTGGGACATCGCCGGGAATACGAAGGCCTGAGCCCACCTGACAAATCTATAATTGAATAGTGGCATTGGCTGAATGGATGATCTTCAAGACATTCCGCCGTTGCCGCCTGTTCTGCTTTGGAAGGAGCATGGCAAATGGCAAATGAGAAGACCAGTTTTCGAAAAGCGCGTGAGCTTGGTGCGCCGGACGTAACAGAGCTCATAGCGACTGTGCCGTACCTGAAGCGCCTGCTTTCGAAAGGACAGGTTGCTCAGCTTCAAAGGGTCATAGACGCTGAGTTCCTGAACCCGGTCTACGTGAAGGAATTCCGGAAAGCGATTGAGGCTTCGGTGATCGGGCGCGGTGGAAACCTCGTCGCCTACGATCCGAAAAAGAAGCGGCGCGCGTATCGTATTTTGGACCGTCGGGTAAAGGTTTCCGAACGGGACGCGTATGTGAGGCTTGATCACAAAAAGATGCTGACTGCTGATGCCCTGACGCCCCGGACCAACAATCCCGACGAGGCTGATTACCTCCTGAGGGTGCGCAACATCTTGAACACCAAGGGTGTCTGGTTGCGGCTGCGAAGGCCGTATGACATCAGGAGACAGGACCCGACGCTGTGGGAATTCTGGTTTTCATTGGGGATCAAGGGCGACCTTATCGAGACGAAGGATGCCATGATTGACCGGGAAGAGCTTCTTGGAGTTACCATGCTGGGAGCCGGTTATTACCGCTCCGTTCTAACCGGACCCGTTCAATCCAAACTGAATCGCGCCTCAGATCGTACGCACACATTTTTCGAAAACACCTGGGATAAACATCAGGAACTTGCACGCAATCGGCGCGCACAACCAATTGCGGCATTTGCTGCCGACGTCATCGGTGGTGGATCGCTGCCAAGTCAATCGATCTGGACCGCTCCGCGAAAGTACCAGGAAAAGTACCGCGGCGCCCTGATCAGCGGAGATGTCGTCAAAGCGCAGATCCATATGCTGGTTACGTTGTGTCTGATCGAGCAAAACGCCCGCATGCTGGCAGATTATCTTTCCAGAACCATCGATGGAGCCGAACAGGCTCTCGCGGTGTTTCAAGTCGTCGAAAAGATCATCGACACGTTTGAAATCGTGGCGTGCGTCACCGGAGTGGGTCTCGGATACAAACTGGCAAAAACTGCGGGAAAGAGGCTCACCCGAAGAACTGCAGGAAAAAGTCTTGCCAAAAGAAAGGCAAAGCGGCGCGCGCAAAACGACAGGCTCAACGACCTATGGGCAGAGATTGAAACCAAAAAGCGGCAGCGCGATCCTACCGCGATCATGACGGATGCCGAACTGGCGGAGGTCAGGGCGCTTCTGAAGCCAGGTTCAAACACGCTCGGTACCATGAAGGGCGGACACAGCTCCGGATATGGCAGGGGATATCATTCCTATCCTTGAGGCTAAAAGACTGTCGTCTGGGCTGTACCACGCACACTTGCCCGGATAGAAAGTGTGCGCGCAAAACGATCGTGTCCGCATGAGGATAGCGCGACAAATAAGTTGCCGGCGCGGTGCCTTTGAAAGTCAGGCGCGTTCCGGTGAAGGGGCGCAGAGCTGGATGGTCCGGAGAACACGGGAATGATCGAAACACTTGGGATCGTTGGCTACGGACAGTTTGGTGCTTTCCTTGAAAAAGTTGCCGAACGCTTTGTGCCCGGGATCCGCGTCCGCATTCATTCCAGACGCGCGGAACCGGATAATGACAGGTTCTTTTCTCTCGACGAGGTTTGCCAGTGCGACGTCGTCATAATCGCATCCGCGATCGGTCAGTTTGCTGCAACCCTGGACGCCGTTGTCCCCAGGCTGGGTAAGCGCAGCGTGCTGGCGGATGTGGCGACCGTGAAGTTGCATACGGCCGAGCTGCTGAAATCACAGGCAGCTCGGTCTGGGAAACCCTTGCGGTATATCGCGACACATCCGATGTTCGGGCCACACAGCTATTCGAAGATCGGCCAGAGCCTGCAAGGCCTGCGCATCGTTCTCACTGATCACTCGCTTGAACCGGCTGTCTATGATGACGTCAAGGCTGCGTTGAATTCGGTCGGACTGGTCGTTCTGGAAATGTCGGCAGACCAGCATGATCGGGCTTTGGCGGAAACTCTTTTTCTGACGCATTACATCGGCCAGGTTGTCACCCACGGCGATTTCCTGCGCACCGAAATAGACACGTTGTCCTTCGGATTTCTGATGGATGCGGTCGAGAGCGTGCGCCAGGACGGAGACCTGTTCCGCGACGTTTACCGCTTCAACCCGCACTGCCGAGCGGTCGTAAAGCGGTTCGAGGCAGCAGAAGGCAAAGTCGCACGAATGCTGGAAACGTTCGATGCGGATGGTTGACACTTTTCAGCGCAAGTGAACGCGGCCCAGGCGTCCAAGCCTGCTGACCAGGGCGAGCTGATTTGTGATCTCAACACGGTCGCTATTCCCCACAATTCATCTAATGCCATCGCAGTTTCTGTCGCTTCGAGCGGTAGTTTGAACCGCGTGCGAACACACCCGTTGCTATTTCGCTGTGGCATGCTCCGGTCAGGCCCGGACATCAATCGCTTTCGTCGAGATTGATCGCCGGGTCGACGATTTAGCGAAAATTTGACGTTTGACACAACGTGCCGCCGGCATTTGTGACGGAGGCAAAACGGTCTTCGTCCGATCCTTCTC from the Roseibium sp. HPY-6 genome contains:
- a CDS encoding type VI secretion system tube protein Hcp; translated protein: MAVDHFLKLEGIKGEAQDKTHKDEIDVLAWSWGATQSGTTHMGGGSGSGKAHFMDLTVNKYVDKSSPALWQHLSTGKHIPKGSLIVRKAAGENPLEYVKIEMKDIIVTSINNEGSDDERLFECLSLNFGEYKMVYTEQKPDGSKGAAPEFAWDIAGNTKA
- a CDS encoding prephenate dehydrogenase/arogenate dehydrogenase family protein — protein: MIETLGIVGYGQFGAFLEKVAERFVPGIRVRIHSRRAEPDNDRFFSLDEVCQCDVVIIASAIGQFAATLDAVVPRLGKRSVLADVATVKLHTAELLKSQAARSGKPLRYIATHPMFGPHSYSKIGQSLQGLRIVLTDHSLEPAVYDDVKAALNSVGLVVLEMSADQHDRALAETLFLTHYIGQVVTHGDFLRTEIDTLSFGFLMDAVESVRQDGDLFRDVYRFNPHCRAVVKRFEAAEGKVARMLETFDADG